A stretch of Shinella zoogloeoides DNA encodes these proteins:
- a CDS encoding ABC transporter permease, with protein MDALDILFSASFWVAAIRIASPLIFATMGELICERAGVLNLGIEGIMTAGAFAGWFTVYSGGDLWAGLVVAALVGALFGLLHATLTVPLGLSQHVVGIGVTLLATSLTYFTYRLALPEVTSPPKIEPFQPWPVPGLSSIPIVGEALFTQTPLTYLAFFTVAAVAWVLYRTPVGLAVRAAGENPSAVEAQGISVTGIRMGAVMAGSALMAVGGAFLTTSAFNSFFFQMINGRGWICIALVVFGSWRPGKALIGAILFAAFDAYQVRLQQISGGVVPYQVFLMMPYALSILALILVARRATYPKALMIPYQKGER; from the coding sequence ATGGACGCGCTCGACATCCTCTTTTCCGCCTCCTTCTGGGTCGCCGCCATCCGCATCGCCTCGCCGCTGATCTTCGCGACCATGGGCGAACTCATCTGCGAGCGCGCTGGCGTGCTCAACCTCGGCATCGAGGGCATCATGACGGCCGGGGCCTTCGCCGGCTGGTTCACCGTCTATTCCGGCGGCGATCTCTGGGCGGGCCTCGTCGTCGCCGCCCTCGTCGGCGCGCTGTTCGGCCTGCTGCACGCAACGCTCACCGTGCCGCTCGGCCTGTCGCAGCATGTCGTGGGCATCGGCGTCACGCTGCTTGCCACCAGCCTCACCTATTTCACCTATCGCCTCGCCCTGCCCGAAGTGACGTCGCCGCCGAAGATCGAGCCGTTCCAGCCCTGGCCCGTCCCGGGCCTGTCCAGCATACCGATCGTCGGCGAGGCGCTATTCACCCAGACGCCGCTCACCTATCTCGCCTTCTTCACGGTCGCGGCCGTCGCCTGGGTTCTCTACCGCACGCCCGTCGGCCTTGCCGTGCGCGCGGCGGGTGAAAATCCCTCGGCGGTCGAGGCGCAGGGCATTTCCGTCACCGGCATCCGCATGGGCGCGGTCATGGCCGGCAGCGCCCTGATGGCGGTCGGCGGCGCGTTCCTCACCACCTCGGCCTTCAATTCCTTCTTCTTCCAGATGATCAACGGGCGCGGCTGGATCTGCATCGCGCTCGTCGTCTTCGGCTCCTGGCGGCCGGGCAAGGCGCTGATCGGCGCCATCCTCTTCGCCGCCTTCGACGCCTACCAGGTCCGCCTGCAGCAGATATCGGGCGGCGTCGTCCCCTATCAGGTCTTCCTGATGATGCCCTATGCGCTGTCGATCCTGGCGCTGATCCTGGTCGCGCGCCGCGCCACCTATCCCAAAGCTTTGATGATCCCGTACCAGAAAGGCGAAAGATGA
- a CDS encoding amidohydrolase family protein, with protein sequence MSFDLIVKGGTLPDGTVADIGIRGETIAAIEPRIDAEAGRIVDATGNLVSQPFVDPHFHMDATLSYGLPRINASGTLLEGIALWGELKPLLTHEAVKERALAYCDWAVSMGLLAIRTHVDTCDDRLLAVEALLEVKKEIAPYIDLQLVAFPQDGLYRAPNARENTIRALDMGVDIVGGIPHFERTMEDGRRSVTELCEIAATRGLMVDLHCDETDDPLSRHIEQLAYETQRLGLAGRVAGSHLTSMHSMDNYYVSKLLPLIAEAGVSAIPNPLINIMLQGRHDTYPKRRGMTRVPEMLKYGIRVGWGQDCVLDPWYSLGTADMLDVAFMGLHVAQMSSPADMRACFDMVTRVNAEIMGLDHLGLAVGKTASLVVLDAGNPIEAVRLRPDRLCVVAKGKVVAEREKRDTALSIRGRPATINRRHIVPPQAG encoded by the coding sequence ATGAGTTTCGACCTGATCGTAAAGGGCGGCACGCTGCCCGATGGAACCGTCGCCGATATCGGCATCCGGGGCGAGACGATCGCCGCGATCGAGCCGCGCATCGATGCCGAGGCCGGCCGCATCGTCGACGCCACCGGCAACCTCGTCAGCCAGCCCTTCGTCGATCCGCATTTTCACATGGATGCGACGCTGTCCTATGGCCTGCCGCGCATCAACGCCTCGGGCACGCTGCTGGAGGGCATCGCGCTCTGGGGCGAGCTGAAGCCTCTCCTGACGCACGAGGCCGTCAAGGAACGGGCGCTCGCCTATTGCGACTGGGCCGTCTCGATGGGGCTGCTTGCCATCCGCACCCATGTCGATACCTGCGACGACCGCCTTCTCGCCGTGGAAGCGCTGCTCGAGGTGAAGAAGGAGATCGCGCCCTATATCGACCTCCAGCTCGTCGCCTTCCCGCAGGATGGCCTCTACCGCGCCCCGAACGCGCGGGAGAACACGATCCGCGCCCTCGACATGGGCGTCGATATCGTCGGCGGCATCCCGCATTTCGAGCGCACCATGGAAGACGGCCGGCGCTCCGTCACCGAGCTTTGCGAGATCGCGGCGACGCGCGGCCTGATGGTCGACCTCCACTGCGACGAGACCGACGACCCGCTGTCGCGCCATATCGAGCAGCTCGCCTACGAGACCCAGCGGCTCGGCCTTGCGGGCCGGGTGGCCGGCTCGCACCTCACGTCCATGCATTCGATGGACAACTACTACGTCTCCAAGCTGCTGCCGCTGATCGCCGAGGCGGGCGTATCGGCCATTCCCAATCCGCTGATCAACATCATGCTGCAGGGCCGGCACGACACCTATCCGAAACGTCGCGGCATGACCCGCGTGCCGGAAATGCTGAAATACGGCATCCGCGTCGGCTGGGGTCAGGATTGCGTGCTCGACCCGTGGTACTCGCTCGGCACCGCCGACATGCTCGACGTCGCCTTCATGGGCCTGCACGTCGCGCAGATGTCCTCGCCGGCGGATATGCGCGCCTGCTTCGACATGGTGACAAGGGTGAATGCCGAGATCATGGGGCTGGATCACCTCGGCCTTGCCGTCGGCAAGACCGCGAGCCTCGTCGTGCTCGACGCCGGCAATCCCATCGAGGCGGTGCGCCTGCGTCCCGACCGGCTCTGCGTCGTCGCGAAGGGCAAGGTCGTCGCCGAGCGCGAAAAGCGCGACACGGCCCTCTCCATCAGGGGCCGCCCGGCAACCATCAACCGCCGCCATATCGTTCCGCCGCAGGCCGGCTGA
- a CDS encoding aldose epimerase family protein — protein sequence MRRKRAVHAGNEIFGHLESGEPVERIRLTGGGLTAHVLTWGSVIQDLRLAGHDAPLVLGYEDLPSYLAHSPYFGATPGRCANRIAGGRFAIDGVAYQLERNERGVTHLHGGSDGMGRQNWRIADQGGDFVTLAVTDPAGRAGYPGTAALTCTYRLAGDGVLSVVYEATADAPTPVNLCQHSYFNLDGSADAFGHEIRLAADHYLPVDDKLIPTGEVRSVAGTPFDLRDWTPLRRQTEAGGIAFDHNFCLSPERRAKRSVGAVRSPASGVSLEVLTTEPGVQLYTGGYVNSPVPGLDGRRYGPFAGFCLETQIWPDAVNHDHFPKAVLRPGETLRQETDYAFRKD from the coding sequence ATGCGGAGGAAACGGGCGGTGCATGCAGGAAACGAGATCTTCGGCCATCTGGAAAGCGGCGAGCCGGTCGAGCGCATCAGGCTGACCGGCGGCGGGCTGACCGCCCATGTGCTGACCTGGGGGTCTGTCATCCAGGACCTGCGGCTTGCCGGCCACGACGCCCCGCTCGTTCTGGGTTACGAAGACCTGCCGTCCTATCTCGCCCACTCCCCCTATTTCGGCGCGACGCCCGGCCGCTGCGCCAACCGTATCGCCGGCGGCCGCTTCGCCATCGATGGCGTCGCCTATCAGCTCGAACGCAACGAGCGCGGCGTCACGCATCTGCATGGGGGCAGCGACGGCATGGGCCGGCAGAACTGGCGCATTGCGGATCAGGGCGGCGATTTCGTCACGCTGGCCGTCACCGATCCTGCCGGCCGCGCCGGCTATCCCGGCACTGCCGCCCTTACCTGCACCTACCGCCTTGCCGGCGACGGCGTGCTCTCGGTCGTTTACGAGGCGACGGCGGATGCCCCGACGCCCGTCAATCTCTGCCAGCACAGCTATTTCAACCTTGACGGTAGCGCCGACGCCTTCGGTCATGAAATCCGCCTTGCCGCCGATCACTACCTGCCCGTCGACGACAAGCTCATTCCGACCGGCGAGGTCCGCTCCGTAGCGGGCACGCCCTTCGACCTTCGGGACTGGACGCCGCTTCGCCGGCAGACGGAGGCGGGCGGCATCGCCTTCGACCATAATTTCTGCCTCTCGCCGGAGCGGCGGGCGAAGCGTTCCGTGGGCGCCGTGCGTAGCCCGGCATCGGGCGTTTCGCTGGAAGTTCTGACCACCGAACCGGGCGTGCAGCTCTATACCGGCGGCTATGTGAATTCGCCCGTTCCCGGCCTCGACGGCCGGCGCTACGGCCCCTTCGCGGGTTTCTGCCTGGAAACGCAGATCTGGCCGGATGCCGTCAACCACGACCATTTCCCCAAGGCGGTGCTGCGCCCCGGCGAGACGCTGCGGCAGGAAACGGACTACGCCTTCCGCAAGGATTGA
- a CDS encoding GNAT family N-acetyltransferase — protein MSRVVIRPLHKDDEGEWRRLWTAYLAFYETVLPEDVFASTFARLTGAAAEGEYRGLLATLDGRPVGLAHYLFHRSCWTVDNICYLQDLFADPDVRGSGIGRALIEGVYARAKEAGAPEVYWMTQDFNATARRLYDRIADKTPFIVYQKNF, from the coding sequence ATGAGCCGCGTCGTCATTCGCCCCCTGCACAAGGATGATGAAGGCGAGTGGCGGCGCCTTTGGACCGCCTATCTCGCCTTCTACGAGACGGTCCTGCCGGAAGACGTCTTCGCCAGCACCTTCGCCCGGCTGACGGGCGCGGCGGCCGAAGGCGAGTATCGCGGCCTTCTGGCGACGCTCGACGGCCGGCCGGTCGGGCTTGCCCACTATCTCTTCCACCGCTCCTGCTGGACCGTCGACAATATCTGCTACCTGCAGGACCTTTTCGCCGATCCGGATGTGCGCGGCAGCGGCATCGGCCGCGCGCTGATCGAAGGCGTCTATGCCAGGGCGAAGGAGGCGGGCGCGCCGGAAGTCTACTGGATGACGCAGGATTTCAACGCCACCGCCCGCCGGCTCTACGACCGCATCGCCGACAAGACGCCCTTCATCGTCTATCAGAAGAATTTCTGA
- the metA gene encoding homoserine O-acetyltransferase MetA, whose product MPIKIPDTLPAFETLVNEGVRVMTETMAIRQDIRPLQIGLLNLMPNKIKTEVQMARLVGASPLQVELSLVRVGGHRAKNTSEDHLLAFYDTWEEVKHRKFDGFIITGAPVETLDYEDVTYWDEMKQILDWTETNVHSTLNVCWGAMAAIYHFHGVPKHTLEEKAFGVYRHHNRKPSSVYLNGFSDNFEVPVSRWTEIRIEDIRNVAELDILLDSDETGVCLVQETAGNRLYIFNHVEYDSTSLADEYFRDVSAGVPIKLPKNYFPHNDPSLPPQNRWRGHAHLLFGNWINEIYQTTPYDLQKIGTGA is encoded by the coding sequence ATGCCCATCAAGATTCCCGATACGCTCCCCGCCTTCGAGACCCTCGTCAACGAGGGTGTCCGGGTGATGACCGAAACGATGGCGATCCGGCAGGACATCCGCCCGCTGCAGATCGGGCTGCTCAACCTCATGCCGAACAAGATCAAGACGGAAGTGCAGATGGCGCGCCTCGTCGGCGCCTCGCCGCTGCAGGTCGAGCTGTCGCTGGTGCGCGTCGGCGGCCACCGCGCCAAGAACACGTCGGAAGATCACCTGCTCGCCTTCTACGATACGTGGGAAGAGGTGAAGCACCGCAAGTTCGACGGCTTCATCATCACCGGCGCGCCGGTGGAAACCCTCGACTACGAGGACGTCACCTACTGGGACGAGATGAAGCAGATTCTCGACTGGACCGAGACCAATGTCCATTCGACGCTGAACGTCTGCTGGGGCGCGATGGCGGCGATCTATCATTTCCATGGCGTGCCGAAGCACACGCTGGAAGAAAAGGCCTTCGGCGTCTACCGGCACCACAACAGGAAGCCCTCGTCGGTCTATCTCAACGGCTTTTCCGACAATTTCGAGGTTCCCGTCTCGCGCTGGACGGAAATCCGCATCGAGGACATCCGCAACGTGGCGGAACTCGACATCCTGCTCGATTCCGACGAAACGGGTGTCTGCCTCGTGCAGGAGACGGCCGGCAACCGGCTCTACATCTTCAACCATGTGGAATACGATTCGACCTCGCTCGCCGACGAGTATTTCCGCGATGTCTCGGCCGGCGTGCCGATCAAGCTGCCGAAGAACTATTTCCCGCACAACGATCCGTCGCTGCCGCCGCAGAACCGCTGGCGGGGCCATGCGCATCTGCTCTTCGGCAACTGGATCAACGAAATCTACCAGACCACGCCCTACGACCTTCAGAAAATCGGAACGGGAGCCTGA
- a CDS encoding DUF2794 domain-containing protein gives MTDQPDFQTPDVVVDLREYRSSKDPLPVTFHRRELDAILWVYGRMVGEGEWRDYAIDHMRDKAVFSVFKRSGEMPLYRIEKNPKLAAKQGAYSVLNTHGMILKRGHELSQVLKVFDKVLRLVET, from the coding sequence ATGACCGACCAGCCGGATTTTCAGACGCCCGACGTCGTGGTCGACCTTCGGGAATACAGGAGCAGCAAGGACCCGCTGCCCGTGACCTTCCACCGCCGGGAACTCGACGCCATCCTCTGGGTCTATGGCCGCATGGTCGGCGAGGGGGAATGGCGCGACTACGCCATCGACCATATGCGCGACAAGGCGGTGTTCTCCGTCTTCAAGCGTTCCGGCGAAATGCCGCTCTACCGTATCGAGAAGAACCCCAAGCTCGCCGCCAAGCAGGGCGCCTACAGCGTGCTCAACACCCATGGCATGATCCTGAAGCGCGGCCATGAGCTGAGCCAGGTGCTGAAGGTCTTCGACAAGGTGCTGCGTCTGGTCGAGACCTGA
- a CDS encoding DUF1223 domain-containing protein produces MTMPKPTLLHCLAIALTLGAGAVHAQEITKPRGVVELFTSQGCSSCPPADKALETLAREGEVVALAYHVDYWNYLGWADTLASKDNTDRQYAYARMFGRNGVYTPQVVLNGREHINGADLAGIRNRIAAMPQEGKGLEVPVDVAVKNDELRIHVGPGEGKANIVIAYFEQQRTINIDEGENRGKTVNYWHAVTDMETIGMWEGKETNLVLPADMLKKKKKAGGCAVLIQRMQSADTPGAILGATVLTGEHASR; encoded by the coding sequence ATGACCATGCCGAAACCGACCCTCTTGCATTGTCTGGCGATCGCGCTGACGCTCGGAGCCGGCGCCGTGCATGCGCAGGAAATAACGAAGCCCAGGGGCGTCGTCGAACTCTTCACCAGCCAGGGCTGCTCTTCCTGTCCGCCGGCCGACAAGGCGCTGGAGACGCTGGCGCGCGAAGGCGAGGTCGTCGCCCTCGCCTATCATGTCGATTACTGGAACTATCTCGGCTGGGCGGACACGCTTGCCTCCAAGGACAATACCGACCGGCAATATGCCTATGCCCGCATGTTCGGCCGCAACGGCGTCTATACGCCCCAGGTCGTGCTGAACGGCCGCGAGCACATCAACGGCGCGGACCTTGCCGGCATCCGCAACCGCATCGCCGCGATGCCGCAGGAGGGCAAGGGGCTGGAAGTGCCGGTCGATGTCGCGGTGAAGAACGACGAGCTGCGCATCCATGTCGGGCCGGGCGAGGGCAAGGCCAATATCGTGATCGCCTATTTCGAGCAGCAGCGCACGATCAATATCGACGAGGGCGAGAACCGCGGCAAGACCGTCAACTACTGGCATGCTGTGACCGACATGGAGACGATCGGCATGTGGGAGGGCAAGGAAACCAATCTGGTGCTTCCCGCCGACATGCTGAAGAAGAAAAAGAAGGCCGGCGGCTGCGCCGTGCTGATCCAGCGCATGCAGAGCGCCGATACGCCCGGCGCCATTCTCGGCGCAACGGTGCTGACGGGCGAGCACGCCTCCCGCTGA
- a CDS encoding ABC-F family ATP-binding cassette domain-containing protein: protein MAPPILKLDDIFLSFGGTPLLAGASLQVEPGDRICLVGRNGSGKSTLMKIAAGLAEAQSGEVFRHPSATIRYLHQAPDFDGYDTVAAYAEAGLGPSDDPYRVTYLLEHLGLSGNEDPKSLSGGEARRAALARVMAPEPDILLLDEPTNHLDLPTIEWLEGELQSTRSALVVISHDRRFLEKVSNATVWLDRGQSRRLNRGFAHFEAWRDEVLEAEELEQHKLGKAIEREEHWLRYGVTARRKRNMRRLGALHDLRARYRGHKGPQGSVQASASDAQESGKLVIEAEKIAKSYGERTIVAPFSIRVHRGDCIGLVGPNGAGKTTLLKMLTGQLEPDSGTVKLGTNLEIATLDQRREDLNLDDTLAHYLTDGRGETLLVNGEQRHVTGYMKEFLFQPEQSRTPIRNLSGGERARLMLARILSRPTNLLILDEPTNDLDIETLDLLQEIVAGFAGTVLLVSHDRDFLDRTVTSTIAPADPESPDGRWIEYAGGYTDMMAQRRGAIEEKRKAEKAEKAKAADTSAAVAADSKGKSKLSYKQKFALENLPKEMEKAEKEIAAREAKMADPNLFAKDPATFNKLAAEMEKLRDGLTKMEEEWLELEMLREELEG, encoded by the coding sequence TTGGCACCGCCTATCCTCAAACTCGACGATATCTTCCTCAGCTTCGGCGGCACGCCGCTGCTTGCCGGCGCAAGCCTGCAGGTGGAGCCGGGCGACCGCATCTGCCTCGTCGGCCGCAACGGCTCGGGCAAGTCGACGCTGATGAAGATCGCCGCCGGCCTTGCCGAGGCGCAGTCGGGCGAGGTCTTCCGCCACCCTTCCGCGACCATCCGCTACCTGCACCAGGCCCCCGATTTCGACGGCTACGACACCGTCGCCGCCTATGCCGAGGCGGGCCTCGGGCCGAGCGACGATCCCTACCGCGTCACCTATCTGCTCGAACATCTCGGCCTTTCCGGTAACGAGGACCCCAAGTCGCTGTCGGGCGGCGAGGCGCGCCGGGCGGCGCTTGCCCGCGTCATGGCGCCGGAGCCGGATATCCTGCTGCTCGACGAGCCGACCAACCATCTCGACCTGCCGACCATCGAATGGCTGGAAGGCGAGCTGCAATCGACCCGCTCGGCCCTCGTCGTCATCTCGCACGACCGCCGCTTCCTCGAAAAGGTCTCCAACGCCACCGTCTGGCTCGATCGCGGCCAGTCGCGCCGTCTCAATCGCGGCTTTGCCCATTTCGAGGCCTGGCGCGACGAGGTGCTGGAGGCCGAGGAGCTGGAGCAGCACAAGCTCGGCAAGGCCATCGAGCGCGAGGAGCACTGGCTGCGCTACGGCGTGACGGCCCGCCGCAAGCGCAATATGCGCCGCCTCGGTGCGCTGCACGACCTGCGCGCCCGCTATCGCGGCCACAAGGGTCCGCAGGGCAGCGTGCAGGCCAGCGCCTCCGACGCGCAGGAATCCGGCAAGCTGGTCATCGAGGCGGAAAAGATCGCCAAGAGCTACGGCGAACGCACCATCGTCGCCCCCTTCTCGATCCGCGTGCATCGCGGCGACTGCATCGGTCTCGTCGGCCCGAACGGCGCGGGCAAGACGACGCTCCTGAAGATGCTGACCGGCCAGCTCGAACCCGACAGCGGCACGGTGAAACTCGGCACGAACCTTGAGATCGCCACGCTCGATCAGCGCCGCGAGGACCTCAATCTCGACGACACGCTCGCCCACTACCTCACCGACGGGCGCGGCGAGACGCTGCTGGTCAACGGCGAGCAACGCCACGTCACCGGCTACATGAAGGAATTCCTCTTCCAGCCGGAACAGTCCCGCACGCCGATCCGCAACCTTTCCGGCGGCGAGCGCGCCCGGCTGATGCTGGCGCGCATCCTCTCGCGCCCGACGAACCTGCTCATCCTCGACGAGCCGACCAACGACCTCGACATCGAGACGCTGGACCTCCTCCAGGAGATCGTCGCGGGCTTTGCCGGCACGGTGCTGCTCGTCAGCCACGACCGCGATTTCCTCGACCGCACCGTCACCTCCACCATCGCGCCCGCCGACCCGGAAAGCCCGGATGGGCGCTGGATCGAATATGCCGGCGGCTATACGGACATGATGGCCCAGCGTCGCGGCGCGATCGAGGAGAAGCGCAAGGCGGAGAAGGCCGAGAAGGCCAAGGCCGCCGACACTTCCGCCGCCGTCGCCGCGGACAGCAAGGGCAAGTCGAAACTCTCCTACAAGCAGAAATTCGCCCTCGAGAACCTGCCGAAGGAGATGGAGAAGGCGGAAAAGGAAATCGCCGCCCGCGAGGCGAAGATGGCCGATCCGAACCTCTTCGCCAAGGACCCGGCCACCTTCAACAAGCTCGCCGCGGAAATGGAGAAACTGCGCGACGGCCTGACGAAGATGGAAGAGGAATGGCTGGAGCTGGAAATGCTGCGGGAAGAGCTGGAGGGCTGA
- a CDS encoding thiamine diphosphokinase, whose protein sequence is MITPASTDQTFVVLLGGTLAATPRLRADVAGARVVAADGGMRHAAGLGVAPELWVGDFDSTPPELLAAWPQIERQPYPAAKNETDGALAVSVATERGARRIVLAGALGGERSDHALMHLIHAVSLEEQGFAIKLTSGEEEAWPLLPGTREIDLPQGSLFSILGLSPLSGLSIGNVRYPLTDFALPFGSSRTISNVAEGPIRLSLASGRAILIARPYDLSGA, encoded by the coding sequence ATGATCACGCCGGCTTCCACAGACCAGACCTTCGTCGTCCTTCTCGGCGGCACGCTTGCCGCGACGCCGCGTCTGCGCGCGGACGTGGCCGGCGCCCGGGTCGTGGCGGCGGATGGCGGGATGCGCCATGCGGCCGGCCTCGGTGTTGCGCCGGAACTGTGGGTCGGCGATTTCGATTCCACGCCGCCGGAGCTTCTGGCCGCCTGGCCCCAAATCGAGCGCCAGCCCTATCCCGCCGCCAAGAACGAGACCGATGGGGCGCTTGCCGTCTCCGTCGCCACCGAACGGGGCGCGCGGCGGATCGTGCTTGCCGGCGCGCTCGGCGGGGAGCGCAGCGACCATGCGCTGATGCATCTCATCCATGCCGTCTCGCTGGAAGAGCAGGGCTTTGCGATCAAGCTGACCTCCGGCGAGGAGGAGGCCTGGCCGCTTCTGCCCGGCACGCGGGAAATCGACCTGCCGCAGGGCAGCCTCTTCTCCATTCTCGGCCTTTCGCCGCTGAGCGGCCTTTCCATCGGCAATGTGCGTTATCCGCTCACGGATTTCGCGCTGCCCTTCGGTTCGTCCCGCACCATTTCCAATGTCGCGGAAGGCCCGATCCGCCTTTCGCTCGCCTCCGGCCGCGCAATCCTCATCGCCCGGCCCTATGACCTTTCAGGAGCCTGA
- a CDS encoding M48 family metalloprotease gives MAKATQEAATVSGRGVARPVVALLLAGTLLAGCQSLIEQSYEPTISPSSNPQIVDEVQKNDPRAQMGAREHPRIVASYGGEYKDAKTERLVARIIGALTAVSENPNQSYRITILNSPAINAFALPGGYLYVTRGLLALANDASEVAAVLSHEMAHVTANHGIERQKKEEAEVIASRVVAEVLSSNIAGKQALARGKLRLAAFSRNQELQADVIGVRMLGEAGYDPYAAARFLDSMAGYARFTAVDPEADQSLDFLSSHPNAPQRVELARMHARAFGAEGSIGDRGRDYYLAGIDGLLYGDAPEEGYVRGQTFLHGKLGIRFDVPAGFQIDNKADAVLATGPGDVAIRFDGVADSRGQDLVNYISSGWVTGLKPETIRPITINGLQAATARAAADRWEFDVTVVRIDNQIYRFLTAVPAGSKALEPTAEILKGSFRKLTPAEVAELKPLRVRVVTARPGDTVASLAGRMMGTDRKLDLFRLINAMTPTSTVKPGEKFKIIGE, from the coding sequence ATGGCGAAAGCGACGCAGGAAGCTGCAACGGTATCCGGACGCGGGGTCGCACGGCCTGTCGTGGCCCTGCTGCTTGCCGGCACGCTGCTGGCCGGCTGCCAGTCGCTCATCGAGCAGAGCTATGAGCCGACCATCTCGCCCTCTTCCAATCCGCAGATCGTCGACGAGGTGCAGAAGAATGATCCGCGCGCCCAGATGGGCGCGCGCGAGCATCCGCGCATCGTGGCGAGCTATGGCGGCGAATACAAGGATGCCAAGACCGAGCGCCTCGTCGCACGCATCATCGGCGCGCTGACGGCCGTTTCGGAAAACCCGAACCAGTCCTACCGCATCACCATCCTCAATTCGCCGGCCATCAACGCCTTCGCGCTGCCGGGCGGCTATCTCTATGTCACGCGCGGCCTGCTGGCGCTTGCCAACGACGCCTCGGAAGTTGCGGCCGTGCTGTCGCACGAAATGGCGCATGTCACCGCCAATCACGGCATCGAGCGGCAGAAGAAGGAAGAGGCCGAGGTCATCGCCAGCCGCGTCGTCGCCGAGGTGCTGTCCAGCAACATCGCCGGCAAGCAGGCGCTGGCGCGCGGCAAGCTGCGCCTTGCCGCCTTCTCACGCAATCAGGAGCTTCAGGCCGACGTGATCGGTGTGCGCATGCTGGGCGAAGCGGGCTACGACCCCTATGCCGCCGCGCGCTTCCTCGATTCCATGGCCGGCTATGCACGCTTCACGGCGGTCGATCCGGAAGCGGACCAGAGCCTCGACTTCCTGTCGAGCCACCCGAACGCGCCGCAGCGCGTGGAGCTTGCGCGCATGCATGCGCGGGCTTTCGGCGCGGAAGGCTCGATCGGCGACCGTGGACGCGACTACTATCTCGCCGGCATCGACGGCCTGCTCTACGGCGATGCGCCGGAAGAGGGCTATGTGCGCGGCCAGACCTTCCTGCACGGCAAGCTCGGCATCCGCTTCGACGTGCCGGCCGGCTTCCAGATCGACAACAAGGCCGATGCCGTGCTGGCGACCGGCCCCGGCGATGTCGCGATCCGTTTCGACGGCGTGGCCGACAGCCGTGGGCAGGACCTCGTCAACTACATTTCCAGCGGCTGGGTGACGGGCCTCAAGCCCGAGACGATCCGGCCGATCACCATCAACGGCCTGCAGGCGGCAACCGCCCGGGCCGCTGCGGACCGTTGGGAATTCGATGTCACCGTCGTGCGCATCGACAACCAGATCTATCGCTTCCTGACGGCGGTGCCGGCGGGGTCCAAGGCGCTGGAGCCGACGGCGGAGATCCTCAAGGGTTCGTTCCGCAAGCTGACGCCGGCCGAGGTGGCCGAGCTGAAGCCGCTGCGCGTGCGCGTCGTCACCGCCCGCCCGGGCGATACCGTCGCTTCGCTCGCCGGCCGCATGATGGGCACCGACCGCAAGCTCGACCTCTTCCGCCTGATCAACGCCATGACGCCGACCAGCACGGTCAAGCCGGGCGAGAAATTCAAGATCATCGGCGAGTGA
- the thiQ gene encoding thiamine ABC transporter ATP-binding protein codes for MPDPAIFLADVTVRFAEKRLAFDCAIPAGAAVAVAGPSGAGKSTLFNVIAGFERPASGRVTLFGEDMAGRDPAERPVSVVFQDNNLFAHLSVADNIGLGIDPGLKLDAAGRQAVEAALARVGLAGYGKRLPGSLSGGERQRVALARALVRRRPILLLDEPFAALDPAMRADMARLIAELHAETKSTLLFITHQPEDIGRLAERVLFLEAGAVLLDTSAEDFLARLDPPAVAKFLGHSGI; via the coding sequence ATGCCTGATCCCGCCATTTTCCTTGCCGACGTCACCGTGCGCTTTGCGGAAAAGCGCCTTGCGTTCGATTGCGCCATTCCCGCCGGCGCAGCCGTTGCCGTCGCCGGTCCCTCGGGTGCCGGCAAGTCGACGCTCTTCAATGTCATTGCGGGCTTCGAAAGGCCGGCGAGCGGCAGGGTCACGCTGTTCGGCGAGGACATGGCCGGCCGCGACCCGGCGGAACGGCCGGTCTCCGTCGTCTTCCAGGACAACAACCTCTTCGCCCACCTTTCCGTCGCCGACAATATCGGCCTCGGCATCGATCCGGGCCTGAAGCTCGATGCGGCGGGCCGGCAGGCCGTCGAGGCCGCGCTCGCCCGTGTCGGCCTTGCCGGTTACGGCAAGCGCCTGCCGGGTTCGCTGTCCGGCGGCGAGCGGCAGCGCGTGGCGCTTGCCCGCGCGCTGGTGCGCCGCCGGCCGATCCTGCTGCTCGACGAACCCTTCGCCGCGCTCGATCCGGCCATGCGGGCGGATATGGCGCGGCTGATCGCCGAACTTCACGCCGAGACGAAGAGCACGCTCCTCTTCATCACCCATCAGCCGGAGGATATCGGCCGGCTTGCGGAGCGGGTGCTGTTCCTCGAGGCCGGTGCGGTGCTCCTCGATACGTCGGCGGAGGATTTCCTTGCGCGCCTCGATCCACCCGCCGTTGCAAAATTCCTCGGCCATTCCGGCATTTAG